The Schizosaccharomyces pombe strain 972h- genome assembly, chromosome: I genome contains a region encoding:
- the cph2 gene encoding Clr6 histone deacetylase-associated PHD protein-2 Cph2: protein MDAKPWNHTSEAFQASILEDLKIIQKAGAERNAKSSHGSINSRSASPNKATSRRNRAQNGNSNGRASVDNSDDGSKDDLDYSPSVKRKHVNGEGAEKGDHDTSNNGPSITKLRRKVRRTYDTKDGFVAWNTLDDDFRPIVPDQERSRKINPQKGNNNNLLKENKSLKTTAKDLSDISSSSMKKANNSSKPLFSGKLTFKANIPVPTSEVVTENNVTRNVTVYSNQKHLGNESENFNDMEGRAEDISSNELLPTPEEYPYRYNNDYCSACHGPGNFLCCETCPNSFHFTCIDPPIEEKNLPDDAWYCNECKHHSLYNELDEQEELESNVKEEGTMVDVWMQLCTYIDSHNPIQFHLPHSISSFFRGVGSGVMGEYIETDVLKHLKSSRRSNGEERDPLLLKSKSGTPILCFRCHKSALVSQSILACDYCNSYWHPDCLNPPLATLPSNLRKWKCPNHSDHVTPRYRLPEKAKVIRVGLPRGFKNKGNIVIDENEDEPSVQTIQLQGKIRVVPSKPFKLNFLEQIRDNVINLRKMVEQDEQLCIETFSKFDFYATRDCELPLRILCDVANDNLENDDYVLALRDLLRISKWDPNQPVPAPFDLANLLSY, encoded by the coding sequence ATGGATGCAAAACCATGGAATCATACATCAGAAGCCTTTCAAGCTTCTATTTTGGAAGAtcttaaaattattcaaaaagcCGGTGCTGAAAGGAATGCAAAGAGTTCGCATGGGTCAATAAATTCCAGGAGCGCTTCACCGAATAAAGCGACCTCGAGAAGAAATAGGGCCCAAAACGGCAACTCTAATGGTAGAGCCTCAGTTGATAACTCTGACGATGGAAGCAAGGATGATTTAGATTATTCTCCTTCTGTTAAGAGAAAGCATGTGAATGGTGAAGGTGCAGAAAAAGGTGATCATGATACATCTAACAACGGACCTAGTATTACTAAGTTAAGAAGAAAAGTTAGGAGAACCTATGATACTAAGGATGGATTTGTGGCTTGGAATACATTGGATGATGACTTTCGTCCTATAGTACCCGATCAAGAGAGATCACGAAAAATCAACCCCCAGAAAggaaataataataatctCCTTAAAGAGAATAAGTCTCTAAAAACAACGGCTAAAGACTTATCTGATATCTCTAGTTCATCGATGAAGAAAGCGAATAACTCTTCCAAACCTCTTTTTTCTGGGAAGCTAACTTTCAAGGCTAACATTCCTGTTCCTACCTCTGAGGTCGTAACGGAGAATAATGTTACACGAAATGTTACCGTGTATTCCAACCAAAAACATTTAGGTAATGAATCAGAGAATTTTAACGACATGGAGGGCCGGGCCGAAGACATTAGTAGCAATGAATTACTTCCTACCCCTGAAGAATATCCATACAGATATAACAATGATTACTGCTCCGCATGTCATGGTCCAGGCAATTTTTTGTGTTGTGAAACATGCCCGAATAGTTTTCATTTTACTTGTATAGATCCGCCTatcgaagaaaaaaatttaccagATGACGCTTGGTATTGCAATGAATGTAAACACCATAGCTTGTACAATGAATTGGATGAGCAAGAAGAATTGGAAAGTAATGtcaaagaagaaggaacGATGGTTGATGTGTGGATGCAACTTTGTACATATATTGATTCTCACAATCCTATTCAGTTTCATCTTCCTCATTCAATTAGCAGCTTTTTTAGAGGTGTCGGAAGTGGAGTGATGGGTGAATATATCGAGACGGATGTTTTGAAGCATCTTAAATCTAGCCGAAGAAGCAATGGAGAAGAACGTGATCCTTTGCTTTTGAAGAGTAAAAGTGGTACTCCCATTTTATGTTTTCGTTGTCATAAATCGGCTCTGGTCTCTCAGAGTATACTAGCTTGCGATTATTGTAACTCCTACTGGCATCCCGATTGTTTAAATCCTCCACTCGCAACTTTGCCTTCGAATCTCCGGAAGTGGAAATGTCCTAACCATAGCGATCATGTCACGCCTCGGTATAGGTTACCTGAAAAAGCAAAGGTTATTCGTGTCGGTTTACCTCgtggtttcaaaaataaaggaaatatagttattgatgaaaatgagGATGAACCATCTGTGCAAACAATACAACTACAGGGAAAAATACGTGTGGTACCTAGTAAACCGTTTAAGTTGAACTTTTTAGAACAAATACGTGATAACGTTATTAATTTACGTAAAATGGTTGAGCAGGATGAACAACTATGTATTGAAaccttttccaaatttgaCTTTTATGCAACCCGTGATTGTGAATTGCCTTTGCGAATCCTTTGCGATGTTGCCAATGACAACTTAGAAAATGATGATTATGTTTTGGCTTTAAGGGATCTTTTGAGAATTTCTAAATGGGATCCTAATCAACCCGTTCCTGCACCTTTTGATTTGGCTAACTTATTAAGCTATTGA
- the snf5 gene encoding SWI/SNF complex subunit Snf5, producing the protein MNADLQHCLLADQNYLLNNSNKNKGSIIEENTRKPFQSARNLQTSLKTHPESAITRYGLGYAGFGNGWTALKPKILFPSQKRRVKGRFTFPFSRRSNLAQSKLPVDLVPIRLEIDADRYKLRDSFTWNLYDKCISLDQFAEQICIDYDIPLHNVHIVQNISKSIQAQINDYEPRKAQSNLSFVSDVSSSTSETVYAHEPSDSLAKASKQQIPTVQNDLRILIKLDITIGRLNLIDQFEWNLFAPESSAEEFATVMCLDLGLSGEFCTAVAHSIREQCQMYIKYLSLIGYLFDGSEIEDEEVRSYILPPLKNTLRFSDMESSSFAPMIYELNDAEMERQDRGYDREARRMRRRQGRAKHGIMLPDLRDIPKIHRSLFPSSSVPSDDDFMHALSLSTNSDGETLNEINTNNPEREHLIVRLKVDSQKLKIIVEQSQTLTLNNFQQRKLTPLPNSMSFDSLNEFESERNTPSTYGQNISPLPQFSSPSLSSDAFLTNSNSSESALVHMQKLNLPDFTPSWVKRCVIETFAKFPNDRFNVIVKPALNPAERMTVRICCHDCINEYFTAGPGFTFGNFHIHLLSSSHQQKKEVRMNTVLDRNT; encoded by the coding sequence ATGAATGCAGATTTGCAGCACTGTCTTCTAGCAgatcaaaattatttgttaaataattctaacaaaaacaaaggaagtattattgaagaaaatactCGAAAACCCTTCCAAAGTGCAAGAAATTTACAGACATCTTTGAAAACACATCCTGAAAGCGCAATTACCCGATATGGACTAGGTTATGCTGGATTTGGGAATGGGTGGACCGCTTTGAAACCCAAAATACTATTTCCATCgcaaaaaagaagggtTAAGGGTCGATTTACTTTCCCTTTCAGTCGAAGAAGTAATTTAGCCCAATCTAAACTTCCGGTTGATTTGGTGCCTATTAGACTTGAAATAGATGCTGATCGCTACAAATTAAGAGACTCCTTTACGTGGAATTTGTACGACAAGTGTATTTCATTAGATCAATTTGCTGAACAGATCTGCATTGATTATGATATTCCACTGCATAATGTACATATTgttcaaaatatttcaaagaGTATTCAAGCTCAAATAAATGACTATGAGCCGCGTAAGGCTCAGTCTAATTTAAGTTTTGTTTCAGATGTTAGTTCGTCTACCTCAGAGACTGTTTATGCGCACGAACCGTCAGATTCGTTGGCTAAAGCTTCCAAGCAACAAATTCCAACTGTACAAAACGATTTGAGGATATTGATCAAGCTTGATATTACCATTGGTCGGCTGAATCTTATTGACCAATTTGAATGGAATTTGTTTGCTCCTGAAAGCAGCGCTGAGGAATTTGCTACTGTGATGTGCTTAGATCTAGGATTGTCAGGAGAATTTTGTACAGCTGTAGCTCACTCAATTCGTGAGCAGTGCCAAATGtacataaaatatttaagcCTTATAGGATATTTGTTTGACGGAAGTGAAATCGAAGACGAGGAAGTTCGCTCTTACATTTTACCTCCTCTTAAAAACACACTACGGTTCTCTGACATGGAATCCTCCTCCTTTGCCCCAATGATTTACGAGCTAAACGATGCTGAAATGGAACGGCAGGATAGAGGTTATGATAGGGAAGCACGTCGTATGCGGCGTAGACAAGGAAGGGCAAAACACGGGATTATGTTACCAGATCTTCGGGACATTCCTAAAATACATCGAAGTCTCTTCCCCAGTTCATCGGTCCCCTCGGATGATGACTTTATGCATGCTTTAAGTTTATCTACAAATTCTGATGGCGAGACACTTAACGAAATTAATACTAATAATCCTGAAAGAGAACATTTAATTGTGCGTCTAAAAGTTGACTCTCAgaaactaaaaataatcGTTGAACAATCACAAACCTTAACCCTCAATAACTTCCAACAACGGAAACTCACTCCCTTGCCCAATTCCATGAGTTTTGACTCACTAAACGAATTTGAAAGTGAAAGGAACACACCTTCTACATATGGGCAAAATATTTCGCCATTACCACAATTTTCGTCTCCTAGCCTTTCTTCTGACGCGTTTCTTACTAACAGCAATTCTTCTGAATCCGCTTTGGTTCATATGCAAAAGTTAAATTTACCTGATTTTACCCCTTCCTGGGTTAAACGATGTGTTATAGAGacatttgcaaaatttccGAATGATCGATTTAATGTTATCGTAAAACCTGCTTTAAATCCTGCTGAAAGGATGACTGTGAGAATATGTTGTCATGATTGCATTAATGAGTATTTTACAGCCGGCCCAGGATTCACGTTTGGCAATTTCCATATCCACTTGTTGTCAAGCTCgcatcaacaaaaaaaggaggTGAGAATGAATACGGTTTTGGATAGAAATACTTAA
- the gep3 gene encoding GTPase-like protein, with amino-acid sequence MSFTKFCRGCGQTLQSANESATGYIKPLKLSGIFSKGSVSNLLKKNLDEQAIFNNAFKNLNPQIKKHFPNTTSFPFHEKEIGRTDLLWCQRCHDLKFHSRIRPKELLQEPQTTLPDIISTVNNDKSTCLIIQVIDVTEVIFQDFVSATQYTHFPVFHLFTHADVLPPKKPYWLFPGLGISSKYAMLYTSHSFNLVDKLLGRINPLLCSRGHVYVVGEANSGKSTLLKTLAKRGNGVFNELLLDSFLPGTTQAIKGYPTQYFGSCFKQLSEGLIFDTPGYRGNLKSLLPWVDTKLLTSLVPKTRSRNKQLTSKPVQYRVRFGQSIILGGLVRVTPFEINEDGNHEVGKPIMFKKEDPSSTTIHFLFSTLKNKKTKGNTNNMKPLLIKLFTKLPAHITSITKLQSLENSTKNDNVPLVTHSPSPMHSSFTVSIKPTQLSENVFDPTSSGELVIHNFGFLSFSASRPMNLLVESVNPKAVSWRSAKPVVPKFNK; translated from the coding sequence ATGAGTTTTACCAAGTTTTGCCGGGGATGTGGACAAACATTACAGTCCGCGAACGAGTCTGCTACCGGATATATAAAGCCACTAAAATTAAGTGGCATTTTTAGCAAAGGTTCAGtttctaatttattaaagaaaaatctcGATGAGCAAGCAATCTTTAAtaatgcttttaaaaatctcAACCcacaaataaaaaagcatttcCCAAATACAACgagttttccttttcatgAAAAGGAGATTGGAAGAACTGATTTATTATGGTGCCAAAGATGTcatgatttaaaatttcattcTCGCATACGTCCAAAGGAGTTGTTACAAGAACCCCAGACTACTCTACCAGATATCATTAGTACGGTGAATAATGATAAAAGTACTTGTTTGATAATACAGGTTATAGATGTTACTGAAGTTATATTTCAAGATTTTGTTTCAGCTACTCAATACACTCATTTCCCAGTTTTCCATTTATTTACGCATGCGGATGTATTACCTCCAAAAAAGCCATACTGGTTGTTTCCTGGGTTAGgaatttcttcaaagtaTGCTATGCTTTACACATCGCATTCTTTCAACCTAGTTGATAAGCTCTTGGGAAGGATAAATCCCTTGCTATGTTCGCGAGGTCATGTATATGTCGTAGGCGAAGCAAATTCTGGAAAATCTACATTGCTAAAAACTTTGGCTAAACGGGGAAATGGTGTTTTTAATGAGCTTTTGCTTGACAGTTTTTTACCAGGAACCACTCAAGCAATAAAAGGGTATCCTACACAATATTTCGGTTCCTGTTTTAAGCAATTATCTGAAGgcttaatttttgatactCCTGGATACCGTGGTAACTTGAAATCTTTATTACCCTGGGTTGATACTAAGCTATTGACAAGTCTCGTACCTAAAACAAGGTCTAGAAATAAGCAACTCACAAGTAAGCCTGTTCAGTATCGTGTTCGTTTCGGTCAGTCTATTATTTTAGGTGGACTAGTTCGTGTTACgccttttgaaataaatgaaGATGGAAATCATGAAGTTGGAAAGCCAATTatgtttaaaaaggaagatCCTTCGAGCACCACGATACACTTTTTGTTCTcgactttaaaaaataagaaaacaaaaggcAATACCAATAATATGAAACCTCTTTTGATTAAgttatttacaaaacttCCCGCTCATATTACCTCTATAACAAAATTACAATCACTTGAAAATTCTACGAAAAATGATAATGTTCCTTTAGTAACTCACTCTCCGTCGCCGATgcattcttcttttacCGTAAGTATTAAACCGACACAATTATCGGAAAACGTGTTCGATCCTACATCTAGTGGTGAACTGGTCATTCACAATTTTGGCTTTCTTTCGTTTTCTGCTTCACGTCCTATGAACCTACTTGTTGAATCAGTAAATCCAAAAGCTGTTAGTTGGAGGTCTGCAAAACCAGTAGTaccaaaatttaataaatag